One Corynebacterium appendicis CIP 107643 DNA window includes the following coding sequences:
- the lysA gene encoding diaminopimelate decarboxylase → MRHNEAGCFNDLPAHVWPRNAQRHDDGTVSIADVSLTDIAAEYGTPVMVVDEDDFRSRCRDMARAYGDPAHVHYAAKAFLTSRIAKWVAEEGLALDVASENELLIALAADFPTERITAHGNSKSDSFLRRCVTSGVGHVVIDSHQELEALERIAEEEGVVQDVFIRVKPGVEAHTHEFIATSHEDQKFGLSLASGSAFLAAETAHAAANVRLTGLHCHVGSQVFDAEGFKLAASRVLGLYSKIYRELGVELEYLDLGGGYGIAYTVEEEPLNVEAVARDLLRAVREAAGDLELTPPKVIVEPGRAIAGPAAVTVYSVGTVKDVHVTDDATRRYIAVDGGMSDNIRTALYGAEYDARVVNRNTEGAPHATRLVGSHCESGDILINNALWPDDIGPGDLIALAATGAYCFSMASNYNCFGRPAVVSVRDGKATPMVRRETVEDILAREVFVDS, encoded by the coding sequence ATGCGCCACAACGAGGCAGGCTGCTTCAACGACCTGCCCGCGCACGTGTGGCCGCGCAATGCGCAGCGTCACGACGACGGCACCGTGTCTATCGCTGATGTGTCTTTGACTGACATCGCCGCTGAATACGGCACTCCCGTCATGGTCGTCGACGAGGACGATTTCCGCTCGCGCTGCCGCGACATGGCCCGCGCCTACGGCGACCCCGCGCACGTGCACTACGCGGCGAAGGCGTTCTTGACGTCCCGCATTGCGAAGTGGGTGGCCGAGGAAGGCCTCGCCCTTGATGTCGCCAGCGAGAACGAGCTGCTGATCGCCCTGGCCGCCGATTTTCCGACGGAACGCATCACCGCCCACGGCAATAGCAAGTCCGATTCCTTCCTGCGCCGCTGTGTGACCAGCGGTGTCGGCCACGTGGTCATCGACTCGCACCAGGAACTCGAGGCGCTCGAGCGCATCGCCGAGGAAGAGGGCGTGGTCCAGGACGTGTTCATCCGCGTCAAGCCGGGTGTTGAGGCGCACACGCATGAGTTCATCGCCACCAGCCACGAGGACCAGAAATTCGGACTGTCGCTCGCCTCCGGCTCGGCGTTCCTCGCTGCTGAGACCGCCCATGCCGCGGCGAATGTGCGCCTGACCGGCCTGCACTGCCACGTCGGCTCCCAGGTCTTCGATGCGGAAGGCTTCAAGCTCGCCGCCTCGCGCGTGCTGGGCCTCTACTCGAAGATCTACCGCGAACTCGGCGTGGAGTTGGAATACCTCGACCTAGGCGGCGGTTACGGCATCGCCTACACCGTCGAGGAAGAGCCGCTCAACGTGGAAGCTGTCGCGCGCGACCTGCTGCGCGCCGTGCGCGAAGCGGCGGGGGATCTGGAGCTGACCCCGCCGAAGGTCATCGTGGAACCCGGCCGCGCGATCGCGGGCCCCGCGGCCGTCACCGTCTACTCCGTGGGAACCGTCAAAGACGTCCACGTGACCGATGACGCCACCCGCCGCTACATCGCCGTCGACGGCGGAATGAGCGATAATATTCGCACCGCGCTTTACGGTGCCGAATACGACGCACGCGTTGTCAACCGCAACACTGAAGGTGCCCCGCACGCGACGCGTCTGGTCGGATCGCACTGCGAATCCGGCGACATTCTGATCAATAATGCGCTCTGGCCTGACGATATCGGCCCCGGCGACCTCATCGCTCTTGCCGCCACCGGCGCCTACTGCTTCTCCATGGCGTCCAACTACAACTGCTTCGGCCGCCCCGCCGTGGTCAGTGTCCGCGACGGGAAAGCCACGCCGATGGTGCGCCGCGAGACGGTCGAGGACATACTCGCGCGGGAGGTTTTTGTAGACTCGTAG
- the prfA gene encoding peptide chain release factor 1 → MTEKSQVSLVDDYVSEYQGIQAQMSDPEVVGDQDLFRKLSKRYAQLQPIINVNNDLNQAREDHEAAAEMASEDKEFAEEATRLEGEIVRLEEELADLLAPRDEHDADDVIMEIKAGAGGEEAALFAGDLARMYQKYAEKHGLGWDILDVAESDLGGVKDMTVSVTMKNPSRDGAWSMLKFEGGVHRVQRIPVTESQGRIQTSAAGVYVFPETEEVGDVEIDEKDIRVDVYRSSGKGGQGVNTTDSAVRITHLPTGIIVTCQKERSQIQNRARAMQVLQARLEQIEREKAEAEAAEGRASQVRTMDRSERIRTYNWPENRISDHRIGFKANNLDSVLDGNMDDLITALQAHERQERLEAE, encoded by the coding sequence ATGACAGAGAAATCGCAGGTTTCGCTTGTCGACGACTACGTCTCCGAGTACCAGGGCATCCAAGCCCAGATGAGTGACCCGGAAGTGGTCGGCGACCAGGATCTGTTCCGCAAGCTGTCGAAGCGCTACGCGCAACTGCAGCCGATCATCAACGTCAATAACGACCTGAACCAGGCGCGCGAGGACCACGAGGCAGCAGCTGAGATGGCAAGCGAGGACAAGGAATTCGCGGAAGAGGCCACGCGCCTCGAAGGCGAGATCGTCCGTCTGGAAGAAGAGCTCGCCGACCTGCTCGCCCCGCGCGACGAGCACGATGCCGACGACGTGATCATGGAAATCAAGGCCGGTGCCGGCGGCGAGGAAGCCGCGCTGTTCGCCGGCGACCTGGCCCGCATGTACCAGAAGTACGCCGAAAAGCACGGTCTCGGCTGGGACATCCTCGACGTCGCCGAGTCGGACCTGGGCGGCGTCAAGGACATGACGGTGTCGGTCACCATGAAGAACCCGTCGCGCGACGGCGCGTGGTCGATGCTCAAATTCGAGGGCGGAGTCCACCGCGTGCAGCGCATTCCGGTGACGGAATCGCAGGGCCGCATCCAGACGTCGGCAGCTGGCGTGTACGTCTTCCCGGAGACCGAGGAAGTCGGCGATGTCGAGATCGACGAGAAGGACATCCGCGTCGACGTGTACCGCTCCTCGGGCAAGGGCGGCCAGGGCGTCAACACGACGGACTCGGCCGTGCGCATCACGCACCTTCCCACCGGCATCATCGTGACCTGCCAGAAGGAGCGTTCGCAGATCCAGAACCGCGCGCGTGCGATGCAGGTTCTCCAGGCGCGCCTCGAGCAGATCGAGCGCGAAAAGGCCGAAGCGGAGGCCGCGGAGGGCCGCGCGTCCCAGGTCCGCACGATGGACCGTTCCGAGCGAATCCGCACCTACAACTGGCCGGAGAACCGCATCTCGGATCACCGCATCGGGTTCAAGGCGAACAACCTCGATTCGGTGCTTGACGGCAACATGGACGACCTGATCACGGCGCTCCAGGCCCACGAGCGCCAGGAGCGACTTGAAGCAGAGTAG
- the thrB gene encoding homoserine kinase — MAIDLEVGLRARVTVPGSSANLGPGFDTLGLAVGIYDTVEVEVTSSGLEVEVVGEGADDLPRDSSHLVVKAINSGLHAADVHVPGLKVTCHNNIPQSRGLGSSAAAAVAGVVAANTLAGDPLSTDEVIQLSSAFEGHPDNAAASVVGGAVVSWTDIPVDGVSQPEYRAVPLTVHKDIKATALVPDFHASTNAVRKVLPSHVTHTDARFNVSRTAVMTVAIQTHPQFLWEGTRDRLHQPYRADVLPVTAEWINRLRNRGYAAYLSGAGPTAMVLSTEPVDPKILDSARDDGLRVLELDVAGPITAELLRV, encoded by the coding sequence ATGGCCATCGATCTTGAGGTGGGGCTGCGCGCCCGCGTGACGGTTCCCGGCAGCTCTGCGAATCTGGGCCCCGGGTTCGACACCCTCGGTCTTGCCGTAGGGATCTACGACACCGTCGAAGTCGAGGTAACCTCGTCCGGCCTCGAGGTGGAGGTCGTCGGCGAGGGCGCCGACGACCTGCCGCGTGATTCCTCCCACCTCGTGGTCAAGGCCATCAACTCGGGCCTACACGCCGCGGACGTCCACGTCCCGGGGCTGAAGGTGACCTGCCACAACAACATCCCGCAGTCGCGCGGCCTCGGCTCGTCCGCGGCCGCTGCTGTTGCTGGTGTCGTTGCCGCAAACACCCTCGCCGGTGACCCGTTGAGCACCGACGAAGTCATCCAGCTCAGCTCTGCCTTCGAGGGCCACCCGGACAACGCCGCCGCCAGCGTCGTCGGTGGGGCAGTGGTGTCCTGGACCGACATTCCCGTCGACGGCGTCTCGCAGCCCGAGTACCGCGCCGTGCCTCTGACCGTGCACAAGGACATCAAGGCCACCGCGCTGGTGCCCGACTTCCACGCGTCGACGAATGCCGTGCGCAAGGTCCTGCCGTCGCATGTCACGCACACCGATGCCCGCTTCAACGTCTCCCGCACCGCCGTCATGACCGTCGCGATCCAGACCCACCCGCAATTCCTGTGGGAGGGCACTCGCGACCGCCTGCACCAGCCGTACCGCGCCGACGTCCTGCCCGTGACCGCCGAGTGGATTAACCGCCTGCGCAACCGCGGCTACGCCGCCTACCTTTCCGGCGCCGGCCCGACCGCAATGGTGCTGTCCACCGAACCCGTCGACCCGAAAATCCTCGATTCCGCGCGTGACGACGGCCTGCGCGTCCTCGAGCTCGACGTCGCCGGCCCCATCACCGCTGAACTACTTCGTGTGTAA
- a CDS encoding homoserine dehydrogenase, producing the protein MTALSAEGRNGNYPGKGIGQPVGVAVLGMGTVGTEVLRLINEFSGSLENRIGGPIDVRGVAVSDLSKKREVLEKFPDITLTDNARELIDRDDIDVVVEVIGGIDYPRELVLAALNAGKSVVTANKALIAAHADELSDAANAAGVDLYYEAAVAAAIPVVGMLRRSLAGDQVQRISGIVNGTTNFVLDAMASTGASYEEALAEATRLGYAEADPTADVEGHDAASKAAIMASMGFHSRVTYDDVHAEGITNITADDIAAAAEAGFTIKLLAICERLIDDVGNTSVSARVHPTLVPNDHPLATVDKSYNAVFVEAEAAGRLMFYGNGAGGAPTASAVLGDLVGAARNKILGGRAPAENPYAHYPVADFGDVPTRYHIDMSVVDRAGVLAEISRRFAAQDISISAVRQEESGEHSRLIVVTHQSLERKLAAIVDELRDIDEVKSINSVIRLGA; encoded by the coding sequence ATGACTGCGCTGAGCGCCGAAGGAAGGAACGGAAACTACCCTGGCAAGGGCATCGGGCAACCCGTGGGGGTTGCAGTCCTCGGTATGGGTACCGTCGGCACCGAGGTTCTGCGACTGATCAACGAGTTCTCCGGCAGCCTGGAAAACCGCATCGGCGGCCCGATCGACGTCCGCGGCGTGGCCGTGTCCGACCTGAGCAAGAAGCGCGAGGTCCTGGAGAAATTCCCGGACATCACGCTCACCGATAACGCGCGCGAGCTCATCGACCGCGACGACATCGACGTCGTCGTCGAGGTCATCGGCGGCATCGACTACCCGCGCGAGCTCGTGCTCGCCGCGCTCAATGCCGGCAAGTCTGTGGTCACCGCCAACAAGGCGCTCATCGCCGCGCACGCCGACGAGCTTTCCGACGCAGCCAACGCCGCAGGCGTCGACCTCTACTACGAGGCCGCCGTGGCCGCCGCGATCCCCGTCGTGGGCATGCTGCGCCGCTCCCTGGCCGGCGACCAGGTCCAGCGCATCTCCGGCATTGTCAACGGCACCACCAACTTCGTGCTCGACGCGATGGCGTCCACCGGCGCGAGCTACGAAGAAGCCCTCGCTGAGGCCACCCGCCTGGGTTACGCCGAGGCGGACCCGACCGCTGACGTTGAGGGCCACGACGCCGCCTCCAAGGCCGCGATCATGGCGTCGATGGGCTTCCACTCCCGCGTCACCTATGACGATGTGCACGCTGAGGGCATCACCAATATCACTGCCGACGACATCGCCGCCGCGGCGGAAGCCGGCTTCACTATCAAGTTGCTCGCCATTTGCGAGAGGCTTATCGACGATGTCGGCAACACCTCCGTTTCCGCCCGCGTCCACCCGACGCTGGTGCCGAATGACCACCCGCTGGCGACCGTCGATAAGTCCTATAACGCTGTCTTCGTCGAAGCTGAGGCTGCTGGCCGCCTGATGTTCTACGGCAACGGTGCCGGCGGTGCGCCGACCGCATCCGCTGTGCTCGGGGACCTGGTCGGCGCCGCCCGCAACAAGATCCTCGGCGGCCGTGCGCCGGCTGAGAACCCGTACGCGCACTACCCGGTCGCCGACTTCGGCGACGTGCCGACGCGTTACCACATCGACATGTCCGTCGTGGACCGCGCGGGCGTGCTGGCTGAGATCTCCCGCCGCTTCGCAGCGCAGGACATCTCCATTTCCGCCGTGCGCCAGGAGGAGTCCGGCGAGCATTCCCGCCTGATCGTGGTCACACACCAGTCGCTCGAGCGCAAGCTCGCCGCGATTGTCGACGAGCTGCGTGACATCGACGAGGTCAAGTCCATCAACTCCGTCATCCGGTTGGGCGCGTAA
- a CDS encoding glycerol dehydrogenase: MAQHDIFSSPSRYIQGKGAIADLGEHLKKLGENPLLVSDDTVWGIVEKQLTEGFESAGLPVNRVSFEKFATAKAVDGLVEKIKENDHDIIVGIGGGSAIDAAKAAGFDADIVWASVPTAASSDAPTSTLAVIYTEDGAFDEYRFYPKNPDVVLIDTQLVAGAPEQFLVAGIGDALATWVEARAAAKGNGTTMNGGHPTRAGAALAKLSWDILWEHGLAALDAVRAGVVTPALEAVVEANTLLSGLGFESGGLAAAHAIHDGLTAAEQTHGLSHGQKVNIGTCAQLIMEGADAQELEDFIEFTTKVGLPNTLTEVGLTPDDTAELEAVAKAATAEEETIHNMPFPVTPEMVVESLIALERISRRVREERGLPEPVKYEAKH, translated from the coding sequence ATGGCACAACACGACATTTTCTCTTCCCCGTCCCGCTATATCCAAGGCAAGGGTGCTATCGCCGATCTGGGCGAGCACCTGAAGAAGCTCGGTGAGAACCCGCTGCTCGTGTCGGACGACACGGTGTGGGGGATCGTCGAAAAGCAGCTTACTGAAGGCTTCGAATCCGCAGGTCTTCCCGTCAACCGCGTGAGCTTCGAGAAGTTCGCGACCGCGAAGGCCGTCGACGGCCTCGTGGAGAAGATCAAGGAGAACGACCACGACATCATCGTCGGCATCGGTGGCGGTTCCGCCATCGACGCAGCAAAGGCCGCCGGTTTCGACGCCGACATCGTGTGGGCGAGCGTGCCCACCGCCGCGTCCTCCGACGCGCCGACATCCACCCTCGCGGTGATCTACACCGAGGACGGCGCGTTCGACGAGTACCGCTTCTACCCGAAGAACCCGGACGTAGTCCTCATCGACACCCAGCTCGTCGCGGGCGCACCGGAGCAGTTCCTCGTCGCCGGCATCGGCGATGCCCTGGCCACGTGGGTCGAGGCTCGCGCCGCAGCCAAGGGCAACGGCACCACGATGAACGGCGGCCACCCGACCCGCGCTGGTGCCGCACTGGCCAAGCTGAGCTGGGACATCCTGTGGGAGCACGGTCTCGCAGCACTTGACGCTGTTCGTGCCGGCGTTGTCACCCCGGCTCTCGAGGCAGTCGTCGAGGCCAACACACTGCTCTCCGGCCTGGGCTTCGAGTCGGGCGGCCTCGCCGCGGCCCACGCCATTCACGACGGCCTGACCGCCGCTGAGCAGACCCACGGCCTGTCCCACGGCCAGAAGGTCAACATCGGTACCTGCGCCCAGCTCATCATGGAGGGTGCCGACGCCCAGGAGCTCGAGGACTTCATCGAGTTCACCACCAAGGTCGGCCTGCCGAACACGCTGACCGAGGTCGGCCTCACCCCCGACGACACCGCCGAGCTCGAGGCCGTGGCCAAGGCCGCCACCGCCGAGGAAGAGACCATTCACAACATGCCGTTCCCGGTCACCCCGGAGATGGTCGTCGAGTCTCTCATCGCGCTCGAGCGCATCTCCCGCCGCGTCCGCGAGGAACGCGGCCTGCCCGAGCCTGTCAAGTATGAGGCCAAGCACTAA
- the rho gene encoding transcription termination factor Rho has translation MTETGNATSQDLASLKLPELRKIAAEKGLRGTSALRKGELIQAITTGTVPQRARQRASEQAAVENAGAENAGAESSKGDEKKSEKKDDNTGDEQRYESRSAARRARRNRAKHEQKLDDASAGPDNRDDQSGRGSDDKGERGDNRDERDDRDGDDRNNDRGDRNNRDDRNNRGGNRGNRGGGNNRDNNHDSGNGNGGGGRRGRRNRRNRRNRDNHNGGGNNQNNHNNGQDLDPEELQEVAGIVDIVDNNAAFVRTTGYRANQADVFINNNLVRRCGLRSGDAVIGQVRANGQGHTHGNGRNRHRYNQLVRVDTVNGMTVDEAKQRAEFHKLTPLYPNQRLRLETEPNILTTRVIDLVMPIGKGQRALIVSPPKAGKTTILQNIANAIAHNNPECYLMVVLVDERPEEVTDMQRSVKGEVIASTFDRPPSEHTAVAELAIERAKRLVEMGQDVVVLLDSITRLGRAYNNSSPASGRILSGGVDSNALYPPKRFLGAARNIEEGGSLTIIATAMVETGSAGDTVIFEEFKGTGNAELKLDRKIAERRVFPAVDVNPSGTRKDELLMSPEETRIMHKLRRILSALDPQQSIDMLIKQLKKTKNNGEFLVGVAQSAPMAADQETEDYQ, from the coding sequence GTGACCGAAACGGGTAACGCCACGAGCCAGGACCTCGCATCGCTGAAGCTTCCGGAGCTGCGCAAGATCGCCGCCGAAAAAGGCCTGCGCGGCACGTCCGCCCTGCGCAAGGGCGAGCTGATCCAAGCCATCACCACGGGCACCGTCCCGCAGCGCGCACGTCAGCGCGCCAGCGAGCAAGCAGCCGTCGAAAACGCCGGTGCCGAGAACGCCGGTGCCGAGTCCTCCAAGGGCGACGAGAAGAAGAGCGAAAAGAAGGACGACAACACAGGCGACGAGCAGCGCTACGAGTCCCGCTCGGCCGCCCGCCGCGCGCGCCGCAACCGCGCCAAGCACGAACAGAAGCTTGACGACGCCTCCGCTGGCCCCGACAACCGCGACGACCAGTCCGGCCGCGGCAGCGACGACAAGGGCGAGCGCGGCGACAACCGCGACGAGCGGGACGACCGCGACGGGGACGACCGCAACAATGACCGCGGCGACCGCAACAACCGCGACGACCGCAACAACCGTGGCGGCAACCGCGGCAACCGCGGCGGCGGAAACAACCGCGACAACAACCATGACAGCGGAAACGGAAACGGCGGCGGGGGCCGTCGCGGGCGCCGCAACCGCCGGAACCGCCGCAACCGCGACAACCACAACGGCGGCGGCAACAACCAGAACAACCACAACAACGGCCAGGACCTGGATCCGGAGGAGCTGCAGGAGGTCGCGGGCATCGTCGACATCGTCGATAACAACGCGGCGTTCGTACGCACGACGGGGTACCGGGCGAACCAGGCGGACGTGTTCATCAACAACAACCTGGTGCGCCGCTGCGGCCTGCGCTCGGGCGACGCGGTGATCGGCCAGGTCCGCGCGAACGGCCAGGGTCACACGCACGGCAACGGCCGCAACCGCCACCGCTACAACCAGTTGGTACGCGTGGACACGGTCAACGGGATGACGGTGGACGAGGCGAAGCAGCGCGCGGAATTCCACAAGCTCACCCCGCTGTACCCGAACCAGCGCCTGCGCCTGGAAACGGAGCCGAATATCCTGACCACGCGCGTGATCGACCTGGTCATGCCGATCGGCAAGGGCCAGCGCGCGCTGATCGTCTCCCCGCCGAAGGCAGGCAAGACGACGATCCTGCAGAACATCGCCAACGCGATCGCGCACAATAACCCGGAGTGCTACCTCATGGTCGTGCTTGTCGACGAGCGCCCAGAGGAAGTCACCGACATGCAGCGCTCCGTCAAGGGTGAGGTCATCGCCTCCACCTTCGACCGTCCGCCGAGCGAGCACACAGCCGTGGCGGAGCTGGCGATCGAGCGTGCGAAGCGCCTCGTCGAGATGGGCCAGGACGTTGTGGTCCTGCTCGATTCCATCACCCGTCTCGGCCGCGCGTACAACAACTCCTCGCCGGCGTCGGGCCGCATCCTGTCCGGCGGCGTCGACTCCAACGCGCTGTACCCGCCGAAGCGCTTCCTGGGAGCCGCCCGCAATATCGAGGAGGGCGGCTCGCTGACCATCATCGCGACCGCCATGGTGGAGACCGGTTCGGCCGGTGACACCGTCATCTTCGAGGAGTTCAAGGGCACCGGCAACGCCGAACTCAAGCTCGACCGCAAGATCGCGGAGCGCCGCGTCTTCCCGGCCGTGGACGTCAACCCGTCCGGCACTCGCAAGGACGAGCTGCTCATGAGCCCGGAGGAGACCCGCATCATGCACAAGCTGCGCCGCATCCTCTCCGCGCTCGATCCGCAGCAGTCAATCGACATGCTCATCAAGCAGCTGAAGAAGACGAAGAACAACGGCGAATTCCTCGTTGGCGTGGCGCAATCCGCACCGATGGCGGCAGACCAGGAGACGGAGGACTACCAGTAA
- a CDS encoding long-chain fatty-acid--CoA ligase, translating to MLSTMQEVPFSVGRILEYGASVHGTTKVTTWRNGEAEETTFAAVGARAAAFAHALEDHLGIDGDQRVGTLMYNCAEHLEVMFAASAKGSVFVPLNLQLMEDQIAYIVNHAEVEVLIADPRLAPKVGRIVQSCPTVRAVCFTGLTDLSAERAAVPDEVEVFSYESLLDGSSTLYPWPELPENTAAAICYSTATSGPPKGIAYSHRSLWLTAMSLRATDSLAITHGESFLCCIPIYHVLSWNVPFSAFLAGTPLVLPDSDVSAPTLAKLIAGTHPRVAHGVPTLWIQLMVHYLHNPPERMSLTEIYVGGSPAPPALIKVWEERYGVDIIHVWGMTETSTVGTVARPPSGASGERRWAYRISQGRFAPWLEYRVVHDGGVVSRTDRNDGEIHVRGNMVIGSYYWPENPEASERVSTFRGQPIPTSDDSFTESGWLRTGDVGTVTSDGFMTLYDRSRDVIRSGGEWIYSAQVENLIMESDEVVECAVIGYPDKKWGERPLAITVLHADVTPTVDVAKKLRKDLANALPTWMAPEYWAFVGSIDKTSVGKFDKVDLRKHLARDEFDIIALPGPGTRNAEETADTEGTGSKAPSAD from the coding sequence ATGCTTTCCACCATGCAGGAAGTGCCGTTTTCGGTCGGCCGCATTCTCGAGTACGGGGCGTCGGTGCACGGGACCACGAAGGTGACCACGTGGCGCAACGGCGAGGCGGAGGAGACGACGTTCGCGGCGGTCGGTGCACGCGCGGCGGCGTTCGCGCATGCGTTGGAGGACCACCTGGGCATCGACGGGGACCAGCGCGTGGGCACGTTGATGTACAACTGCGCGGAGCACCTCGAGGTGATGTTCGCGGCGTCGGCGAAGGGCTCGGTATTCGTGCCGCTGAACCTGCAGTTGATGGAGGACCAGATCGCCTACATCGTGAACCACGCGGAAGTCGAGGTGCTCATCGCGGATCCGCGTCTCGCACCGAAGGTGGGCCGCATTGTGCAGTCGTGCCCGACGGTGCGTGCCGTGTGTTTCACGGGGCTGACAGATTTGAGCGCCGAGCGCGCCGCGGTCCCGGACGAGGTCGAGGTTTTCTCGTACGAGTCGCTTCTCGACGGCTCGTCCACCCTCTACCCCTGGCCCGAGCTCCCCGAGAACACTGCCGCGGCGATCTGCTATTCCACCGCGACGAGCGGCCCGCCGAAGGGCATCGCGTACTCTCACCGGTCGCTGTGGTTGACGGCGATGAGTCTGCGCGCCACGGACTCGCTGGCGATCACGCACGGCGAGTCGTTTCTGTGCTGCATCCCGATCTACCACGTGCTGAGCTGGAACGTGCCGTTCAGCGCGTTTTTGGCGGGCACTCCCCTAGTGCTGCCGGATTCGGACGTGTCCGCGCCGACCCTGGCGAAGCTGATCGCCGGCACCCACCCGCGCGTGGCGCACGGCGTGCCCACCTTGTGGATCCAGCTGATGGTGCACTACCTGCACAATCCGCCGGAGCGCATGTCGCTGACGGAGATCTACGTCGGCGGCTCCCCCGCCCCGCCTGCGCTGATCAAGGTGTGGGAGGAACGCTACGGTGTGGACATCATCCACGTGTGGGGCATGACGGAGACTTCCACCGTGGGCACCGTGGCGCGTCCGCCGTCGGGCGCATCGGGCGAGCGCCGCTGGGCGTACCGCATATCCCAGGGCCGCTTCGCGCCGTGGCTCGAGTACCGCGTCGTCCACGACGGTGGCGTCGTGTCCCGCACCGACCGCAACGACGGCGAGATCCACGTCCGCGGCAACATGGTCATCGGCTCGTACTACTGGCCGGAGAACCCCGAGGCGTCTGAACGCGTATCGACGTTCCGCGGCCAGCCCATCCCCACCTCCGACGACTCCTTCACCGAATCCGGCTGGCTGCGCACCGGCGACGTGGGCACCGTGACCTCCGACGGCTTCATGACACTCTACGACCGCTCACGCGACGTCATCCGCTCCGGCGGCGAGTGGATCTACTCCGCCCAGGTGGAAAACTTGATCATGGAGTCCGACGAGGTCGTCGAGTGCGCCGTCATCGGCTACCCCGACAAGAAGTGGGGCGAGCGCCCCCTAGCCATCACTGTCCTGCACGCCGACGTCACCCCTACGGTCGATGTGGCCAAGAAGCTCCGCAAGGACCTCGCCAACGCGCTACCCACGTGGATGGCGCCGGAGTACTGGGCGTTCGTGGGGTCGATCGACAAGACGTCCGTGGGCAAATTCGACAAGGTGGACCTGCGCAAGCACCTCGCCCGGGACGAGTTCGACATCATCGCCCTCCCCGGCCCCGGCACCCGCAACGCCGAGGAAACCGCCGATACCGAGGGCACAGGCTCGAAGGCCCCTTCAGCCGACTAG
- a CDS encoding N5-glutamine methyltransferase family protein, with translation MKQSSLRAAIADATQSLIDAGVASPRVDSRLIAAHLLGVPPTQLVLAEPGVGFFDDYAALIARRAQREPLQHIIGTAPFGAHDLKVGPGVFIPRPETEVLAEWAVGQKPTGTVVDLGTGSGALAVYIAERAKLELVIGVEKSHVAAAAARDNAAAFPNVRIIEGDMTDPDLLADLSGTVDLIVANPPYVPFVPEESGELEPEVYRDPLDAVFSGDDGMDAIRGLIPVVARLLAPGGKLGIEHDDSTAVLTRELVEANGSFTDVGNMPDLTGRDRFVTASKISSN, from the coding sequence TTGAAGCAGAGTAGCCTGCGCGCGGCAATCGCGGACGCAACGCAATCGCTTATCGACGCCGGCGTTGCCTCCCCCCGCGTCGACTCCCGCCTCATCGCCGCCCACCTTCTCGGCGTGCCCCCGACCCAGCTCGTTCTGGCTGAGCCGGGGGTGGGATTCTTCGACGACTACGCAGCACTTATTGCCCGCCGAGCACAGCGCGAGCCGCTGCAGCACATCATCGGGACCGCTCCGTTCGGCGCCCACGACCTGAAAGTCGGCCCGGGTGTGTTCATTCCGCGCCCGGAAACCGAGGTGCTCGCCGAGTGGGCGGTGGGGCAGAAGCCGACCGGCACCGTCGTTGACCTGGGTACCGGTTCCGGCGCGTTGGCCGTCTACATTGCCGAGCGCGCGAAGCTCGAACTCGTCATCGGTGTGGAGAAATCCCACGTCGCCGCAGCGGCTGCCCGCGACAACGCAGCAGCGTTCCCGAATGTGCGGATCATTGAGGGCGACATGACCGACCCGGACCTGCTTGCCGATCTCTCCGGCACCGTCGACCTCATCGTCGCCAACCCTCCCTACGTCCCGTTCGTTCCGGAGGAGTCCGGCGAGCTCGAGCCGGAGGTCTACCGCGATCCCCTCGACGCAGTCTTTTCCGGCGACGACGGCATGGATGCCATCCGCGGCCTCATTCCCGTCGTCGCGCGGCTTCTGGCACCGGGCGGAAAACTCGGCATCGAGCACGACGATTCCACCGCCGTGCTCACCCGAGAACTGGTCGAAGCGAACGGATCATTCACCGATGTCGGCAACATGCCCGACCTGACGGGACGCGACCGTTTTGTCACGGCGAGTAAGATTTCGAGCAACTGA